From the Betaproteobacteria bacterium genome, the window TTGCCCGAAGCCGTAAGACCGGCGAAGCGCCGTTCGGCGGTACCTAGAAAGTCAGCGTGTCGTTCTGCTTGATCCGCCTTCTCCGCTATTGCTTCCAGAATGAAGCTGTGGGCGGAAGTACCAGAACGTTCGGCGGCAAGGGCGACGCGAGCCTTTAAATCATCCGGAAGCCTGATGGTTGTCGTAGACATAGAGTGGCCCCAAATTAAAATTGAAAAGTAGCACATTGGTGCTACAAAGGCAACTAGACGCTCGCGCCGCTTCTGCGCAGTATCAT encodes:
- a CDS encoding ribbon-helix-helix protein, CopG family; the protein is MSTTTIRLPDDLKARVALAAERSGTSAHSFILEAIAEKADQAERHADFLGTAERRFAGLTASGKAIPWEQMRRYLQDRIAGKPAARPAARKLAS